One Pseudomonas tolaasii NCPPB 2192 genomic window carries:
- the xdhB gene encoding xanthine dehydrogenase molybdopterin binding subunit: MSNHHDVVKTQAELAELFAQDLTSGVGRSVKHDSAAKHVSGEAQYIDDRLEFPNQLHLYARMSDRAHARILSIDTAPCYAFEGVRIAITHEDVPGLKDIGPLMPGDPLLAIDTVQFVGQVVLAVAARDLETARKAAMAAVIEYEDLEPVLDVVEAFRKKHFVLDSHTHQRGDSAGALATAKHRIQGTLHIGGQEHFYLETQISSVMPTEDGGMIVYCSTQNPTEVQKLVAEVLDVSMNKIVVDMRRMGGGFGGKETQAASPACLCAVVARLTGQPTKMRLPRVEDMLMTGKRHPFYIEYDVGFDDTGRLHGINLDLAGNCGCSPDLSNSIVDRAMFHSDNSYYLGDATVNGHRCKTNTASNTAYRGFGGPQGMVAIEEVMDAIARHLALDPLAVRKVNYYGKTERNVTHYYQTVEHNMLEEMTAELEASSQYAERREAIRLYNAHSPILKKGLALTPVKFGISFTASFLNQAGALIHIYTDGSIHLNHGGTEMGQGLNTKVAQVVAEVFQVEIDRVQITATNTDKVPNTSPTAASSGADLNGKAAQNAAETIKQRLVEFAARKYDVSEADVEFHNGHVRVRDQILTFEALIQQAYFAQVSLSSTGFYKTPKIYYDRSQSRGRPFYYFAFGAACCEVIVDTLTGEYKMLRTDILHDVGASLNPAIDIGQVEGGFIQGMGWLTMEELVWNNKGKLMTNGPASYKIPAVADMPLDLRVKLVENRKNPEDTVFHSKAVGEPPFMLGIASWCAIKDAVASLGDYRHQPKIDAPATPERVLWGCEQMRQLQTVALVETVLA, encoded by the coding sequence ATGTCTAACCATCACGACGTGGTAAAAACCCAGGCCGAACTGGCCGAGTTGTTCGCACAGGACCTGACCTCCGGTGTCGGCCGCAGCGTCAAGCACGACAGCGCCGCCAAGCATGTGTCCGGCGAAGCGCAGTACATCGATGACCGCCTGGAATTCCCGAACCAGTTGCACCTGTATGCACGCATGTCCGACCGTGCCCACGCGCGTATCCTCAGCATCGACACCGCGCCCTGCTACGCCTTTGAAGGCGTGCGCATCGCCATCACCCACGAAGACGTGCCGGGCCTTAAAGACATCGGCCCGCTGATGCCAGGCGACCCGCTGCTTGCCATCGACACCGTGCAGTTTGTCGGCCAGGTGGTGTTGGCGGTGGCCGCCCGCGACCTGGAAACCGCGCGCAAGGCGGCGATGGCCGCGGTCATCGAATACGAAGACCTGGAACCGGTGCTGGATGTGGTCGAGGCGTTTCGCAAGAAACACTTCGTGCTCGACAGCCACACCCACCAGCGCGGTGATTCGGCCGGTGCCTTGGCCACGGCGAAACACCGCATCCAGGGCACCCTGCACATCGGCGGCCAGGAACACTTCTACCTGGAAACCCAGATTTCCTCGGTGATGCCCACCGAAGATGGCGGCATGATTGTCTACTGCTCCACGCAAAACCCCACCGAAGTGCAGAAGCTGGTGGCTGAAGTGCTGGACGTATCGATGAACAAAATCGTCGTCGACATGCGCCGCATGGGCGGCGGTTTCGGCGGCAAGGAAACCCAGGCCGCCAGCCCCGCGTGCCTGTGCGCAGTGGTGGCGCGCCTCACCGGCCAGCCGACCAAGATGCGCCTGCCGCGCGTCGAAGACATGCTGATGACAGGCAAGCGCCACCCGTTCTATATCGAATACGACGTGGGTTTTGACGACACGGGCCGCCTGCACGGCATCAACCTGGATCTGGCGGGCAACTGCGGCTGCTCGCCGGACCTGTCGAACTCGATTGTCGACCGCGCCATGTTCCACTCCGACAACTCGTATTACCTGGGCGACGCCACGGTCAACGGCCACCGCTGCAAGACCAACACCGCGTCCAACACCGCCTATCGCGGCTTCGGCGGCCCGCAAGGCATGGTCGCCATCGAAGAGGTGATGGATGCCATCGCCCGCCATCTGGCGCTGGACCCGCTGGCGGTGCGCAAGGTCAATTACTACGGCAAGACCGAGCGCAACGTTACCCATTACTACCAGACCGTCGAGCACAACATGCTCGAAGAGATGACCGCCGAGCTTGAGGCCAGCAGCCAATACGCCGAGCGCCGCGAAGCGATCCGCCTGTACAACGCCCACAGCCCGATCCTGAAAAAAGGCCTGGCGCTGACGCCGGTGAAGTTCGGCATTTCGTTTACCGCCAGCTTCCTCAACCAGGCCGGCGCCTTGATTCACATCTACACCGACGGCAGCATCCACCTCAACCACGGCGGCACCGAGATGGGCCAGGGCTTGAACACCAAGGTGGCGCAGGTGGTGGCCGAGGTGTTCCAGGTTGAAATCGACCGCGTGCAAATCACCGCCACCAACACCGACAAGGTGCCCAACACCTCGCCGACCGCCGCTTCCAGCGGTGCCGACCTGAACGGCAAGGCCGCGCAGAATGCCGCCGAAACCATCAAGCAGCGCCTGGTGGAGTTTGCCGCGCGCAAATACGACGTGAGCGAAGCCGACGTGGAATTCCACAACGGCCATGTGCGCGTGCGCGACCAGATCCTGACGTTCGAGGCATTGATTCAACAGGCGTATTTCGCCCAGGTGTCGCTGTCGAGCACCGGGTTCTACAAGACTCCGAAAATCTATTACGACCGCAGCCAGTCGCGCGGGCGGCCGTTTTACTACTTCGCGTTCGGCGCAGCCTGCTGTGAAGTGATCGTCGACACCCTGACCGGCGAATACAAGATGCTGCGCACCGACATCCTTCACGACGTCGGCGCCTCGCTGAACCCGGCCATCGACATTGGCCAGGTGGAAGGCGGTTTCATCCAGGGCATGGGCTGGCTGACCATGGAAGAACTGGTGTGGAACAACAAAGGCAAACTGATGACCAACGGCCCGGCCAGCTACAAGATCCCGGCCGTGGCCGATATGCCGCTGGATTTGCGTGTGAAGCTGGTGGAAAACCGCAAGAACCCGGAAGACACGGTGTTCCATTCCAAGGCCGTGGGCGAGCCGCCGTT
- the xdhA gene encoding xanthine dehydrogenase small subunit encodes MIQFLLNQELRSEHALDPNLTVLNYLREHLGKSGTKEGCASGDCGACTVVVGELHTDDQGAEQIRYRSLNSCLTFVSSLHGKQLISVEDLKHQGQLHSVQQAMVECHGSQCGFCTPGFVMSLFALQKNSDAPDSQKAHEALAGNLCRCTGYRPILAAAEQACCNKPQDQFDSRQAETIARLKAIAPTQTGELNSGDKRCLVPLTVADLADLYDAYPQARLLAGGTDLALEVTQFHRTLPVMIYVGNIEEMKRIERFDDRLEIGAATALSDCYTALHHEYPDFGELLHRFASLQIRNQGTLGGNIGNASPIGDSPPLLIALGAQIVLCKGNTRRTLALEDYFIDYRVTARQDSEFIEKIIVPKGHTLFRAYKVSKRLDDDISAVCAAFNLTIENGVISDARVAFGGMAATPKRAKSCEAVLVGATWNAATVEKACAALAEDFTPLSDFRASKEYRLLGAQNLLRKYFIELQTPHIETRVTAYV; translated from the coding sequence GTGATCCAGTTTTTACTTAACCAGGAGCTCCGTAGCGAGCACGCCCTGGACCCCAACCTGACAGTGCTCAACTATCTACGCGAGCATCTGGGCAAATCCGGTACCAAGGAAGGCTGCGCCAGCGGCGATTGCGGTGCGTGCACCGTGGTGGTTGGCGAGTTGCACACCGATGACCAAGGTGCGGAGCAGATTCGCTACCGCAGCCTCAACTCGTGCCTGACGTTTGTGTCGTCGTTGCACGGCAAGCAGTTGATCAGCGTCGAAGACCTTAAACATCAGGGCCAACTGCACAGCGTGCAGCAGGCCATGGTCGAGTGCCACGGCTCGCAATGCGGCTTTTGCACGCCCGGCTTCGTGATGTCGTTGTTCGCGTTGCAAAAGAACAGCGACGCCCCCGACAGCCAAAAAGCCCACGAAGCCCTGGCCGGCAACCTGTGCCGCTGCACCGGTTATCGCCCGATTCTCGCCGCCGCCGAACAAGCCTGCTGTAACAAGCCTCAGGACCAGTTCGACAGCCGCCAGGCTGAAACCATCGCCCGCCTCAAAGCCATCGCGCCGACCCAGACCGGCGAGCTGAACAGTGGTGATAAACGCTGCCTGGTGCCGCTGACCGTCGCCGACCTGGCCGACCTCTATGACGCCTATCCGCAAGCCCGGCTGCTGGCCGGCGGCACCGACCTTGCGCTGGAAGTCACCCAATTCCACCGCACGCTGCCGGTGATGATTTACGTGGGCAACATTGAAGAAATGAAGCGCATCGAGCGCTTCGATGACCGCCTGGAAATCGGCGCGGCCACGGCCCTCTCCGACTGCTACACCGCGCTGCACCACGAATACCCGGACTTCGGCGAACTGCTGCACCGCTTCGCCTCGTTGCAGATCCGCAACCAGGGCACCCTCGGCGGCAATATCGGCAACGCCTCGCCGATCGGTGATTCACCGCCCCTGCTGATCGCCCTCGGCGCGCAGATCGTGCTGTGCAAGGGCAATACCCGGCGCACCCTGGCGCTGGAGGACTACTTCATCGACTACCGCGTCACCGCGCGGCAGGACAGTGAATTCATCGAGAAAATCATCGTGCCCAAAGGCCATACGCTGTTCCGCGCCTACAAGGTGTCCAAGCGTCTGGACGATGATATCTCCGCGGTGTGCGCCGCCTTCAACCTGACCATTGAAAACGGTGTCATCAGCGACGCCCGTGTGGCGTTCGGCGGTATGGCCGCCACGCCAAAACGCGCGAAAAGCTGCGAGGCCGTGCTGGTCGGCGCCACCTGGAACGCCGCCACCGTGGAAAAAGCCTGCGCCGCGCTGGCCGAAGATTTCACTCCGCTGTCGGATTTCCGCGCGAGCAAGGAATACCGCCTGCTCGGCGCACAGAACCTGCTGCGCAAATACTTCATCGAACTGCAAACGCCGCACATCGAGACTCGGGTGACCGCTTATGTCTAA
- a CDS encoding GntR family transcriptional regulator — protein MTFKAPDSLAEQIAHHLAERIIRGDLKPGERIQEQKVTLALNVSRGSVREALLILERRHLIAILPRRGAHVTELTAHKVQSLCTLMGELYILLGNAVAEGWQTQADMTPFLQIQQRLIASFERQDIRAFVEESFNVMRAAYPFADNPYLQETIDNLQPAMNRAYYLALDQRKASMSEYLELFEQLLGAVLARDLPQIRQVLSAYGQRSSSLVIAALADA, from the coding sequence ATGACGTTCAAGGCGCCGGACAGTCTCGCCGAGCAAATTGCTCACCACCTCGCCGAACGTATCATTCGCGGCGATCTCAAGCCTGGGGAGCGGATCCAGGAGCAGAAGGTCACGCTGGCACTCAATGTCAGCCGTGGTTCCGTGCGCGAAGCCTTGCTGATCCTTGAGCGCCGCCATTTGATTGCGATCCTGCCGCGCCGTGGCGCCCACGTCACCGAACTCACCGCGCACAAGGTGCAGAGCCTGTGCACGCTGATGGGCGAGTTGTACATTTTGCTCGGCAATGCGGTTGCCGAAGGCTGGCAGACCCAGGCCGACATGACGCCGTTCCTGCAGATCCAGCAACGCCTGATCGCCAGTTTCGAACGCCAGGACATCCGTGCTTTCGTCGAAGAAAGCTTCAATGTGATGCGCGCCGCGTACCCCTTCGCCGACAACCCGTATTTGCAGGAAACCATCGATAACCTGCAGCCGGCGATGAACCGCGCCTATTACCTGGCGCTGGATCAACGCAAGGCATCCATGAGCGAGTACCTGGAATTGTTCGAGCAACTGCTCGGCGCCGTGCTGGCCCGTGACTTGCCGCAGATTCGCCAAGTGCTATCGGCCTATGGCCAGCGCAGTAGCTCGCTGGTCATCGCAGCGCTGGCGGACGCCTAA
- the smc gene encoding chromosome segregation protein SMC — protein sequence MRLKCIKLAGFKSFVDPTTVNFPSNMAAVVGPNGCGKSNIIDAVRWVMGESSAKNLRGESMTDVIFNGSTSRKPVSQASIELVFDNSDGTLIGEYAAYAEISIRRKVTRDSQNSYFLNGTKCRRRDITDIFLGTGLGPRSYSIIEQGMISKLIEAKPEDLRNFIEEAAGISKYKERRRETENRIRRTHENLARLTDLREELERQLERLHRQAQAAEKYQEYKGEERQLKAQLSALRWQALNDQVGQREAIIGTQEISFEALVAEQRNADASIERLRDGHHDLSERFNLVQGRFYSVGGDIARVEQSIQHGQQRLRQLQDDLKEAERARLETESHLGHDRTLLLTLGEELDMLTPEQEVTSAAAEEAAAALEESETTMHGWQEQWDAFNLQSAEPRRQAEVQQSRIQQLETSMERLAERQRRMQEERALLAADPEDAAIMELSEQLAESEMTLEELEASEEQQVERLEQLRQQLQQATQAQQQAQGDLQRLNGRLASLEALQQAALDPGTGTAEWLRDQHLAERPRLAEGLKVEAGWELAVETVLGADLQAVLVDDFGGFDLAGFAQGDLRLLSPAADGARVPGSLLDKVESAIDLSPWLGQVKPVESLEQALAQRGQLGAGESLISRDGYWVGRHFLRVRRASDAESGVLARGQEIVNLIAEREEREATLESLETELQTLRATQRQQETGREHLRRLLQDEARQQGELKAQLSASKAKVEQLTLRRTRLDEEVAEMGEQRALEHEQIGEARLQLQEALDSMALDTEQRELLLAQRDSLRERLDRVRQEARQHKDHAHQLAVRLGSLKAQHASTAQALERLEMQSERLTEKREQLSLNLEEGEAPLEELRLKLEELLDKRMTVDEELKTAQIALEDADRELRDAEKRRTQAEQQSQLIRGQLEQQRMEWQALTVRRKTLQDQLLEDGYDLHGVLNTLTAQASEKEAEEELERIAARIQRLGAINLAAIDEYQQQSERKRYLDAQDADLVEALDTLENVIRKIDKETRNRFKDTFDQINGGLQALFPKVFGGGSAYLELTGEDLLDTGVTIMARPPGKKNSTIHLLSGGEKALTALALVFAIFKLNPAPFCMLDEVDAPLDDANVGRYARLVKEMSQTVQFIYITHNKIAMEMADQLMGVTMHEPGCSRLVAVDVEEAMAMVES from the coding sequence GTGCGGCTCAAGTGCATCAAACTGGCGGGGTTCAAATCCTTCGTCGACCCGACCACGGTGAACTTCCCCAGTAATATGGCGGCGGTGGTCGGGCCCAATGGTTGCGGCAAGTCGAACATCATCGACGCCGTGCGCTGGGTGATGGGCGAGAGCTCGGCGAAAAACCTGCGCGGCGAGTCGATGACCGACGTCATCTTCAACGGCTCCACCAGCCGCAAACCGGTGAGCCAGGCTAGCATCGAACTGGTGTTCGATAACTCCGATGGCACCTTGATTGGTGAGTACGCCGCCTACGCGGAAATTTCCATTCGCCGCAAAGTGACCCGCGACAGCCAGAACAGCTATTTCCTCAACGGCACCAAATGCCGTCGCCGCGACATTACCGACATCTTCCTCGGCACCGGCCTGGGCCCGCGCAGCTACTCGATCATCGAGCAAGGCATGATCTCCAAGCTGATCGAAGCCAAGCCTGAAGACCTGCGCAACTTTATTGAAGAGGCGGCCGGCATCTCCAAGTACAAGGAGCGGCGCCGCGAAACTGAAAACCGCATCCGTCGCACCCATGAAAACCTCGCCCGCCTCACCGACTTGCGCGAAGAACTGGAGCGCCAGTTGGAACGCCTGCACCGCCAGGCCCAGGCCGCCGAGAAGTATCAGGAATACAAGGGCGAGGAGCGTCAGCTCAAGGCGCAGCTCTCGGCCCTGCGCTGGCAGGCGCTGAACGATCAGGTGGGCCAGCGCGAAGCGATCATCGGCACCCAGGAAATCAGCTTTGAAGCGCTGGTGGCCGAGCAGCGCAATGCCGACGCCAGCATCGAACGCCTGCGTGACGGGCACCATGACCTGTCCGAGCGCTTCAATCTGGTGCAGGGCCGCTTCTATTCGGTGGGCGGCGACATTGCCCGCGTCGAGCAAAGCATCCAGCATGGCCAGCAACGCCTGCGCCAGTTGCAGGATGATTTGAAGGAAGCCGAACGCGCGCGTCTGGAGACCGAATCCCACCTGGGCCACGACCGCACTTTGCTGCTGACCCTCGGCGAAGAGCTGGACATGCTCACGCCCGAGCAGGAAGTCACCAGCGCCGCCGCCGAAGAAGCCGCCGCCGCCCTGGAAGAATCCGAAACCACCATGCACGGCTGGCAGGAGCAGTGGGACGCCTTCAACCTGCAATCCGCCGAGCCACGCCGCCAGGCCGAGGTGCAGCAGTCGCGCATCCAGCAACTGGAAACCAGCATGGAGCGCCTGGCCGAGCGCCAGCGCCGGATGCAGGAAGAGCGCGCGTTGCTCGCTGCCGACCCGGAAGATGCGGCAATCATGGAACTGAGCGAGCAACTGGCCGAAAGCGAAATGACGCTGGAAGAGCTGGAAGCCAGCGAAGAACAACAAGTGGAGCGCCTGGAGCAACTGCGTCAGCAACTGCAACAGGCGACCCAGGCCCAGCAGCAGGCCCAGGGCGATTTGCAGCGGCTCAATGGCCGGCTCGCATCGCTGGAAGCCTTGCAGCAGGCGGCGTTGGACCCCGGCACCGGCACGGCTGAGTGGTTGCGTGATCAGCACTTGGCCGAGCGCCCGCGTCTGGCGGAAGGGTTGAAAGTTGAAGCCGGTTGGGAGCTGGCGGTTGAGACCGTTTTAGGCGCCGACCTGCAAGCGGTGCTGGTGGATGATTTTGGCGGCTTTGACCTGGCCGGTTTTGCCCAGGGCGATTTGCGTTTGCTCAGCCCCGCCGCTGATGGCGCGCGGGTGCCGGGCAGCCTGCTGGACAAGGTTGAGTCGGCCATTGATCTGTCGCCTTGGCTGGGCCAGGTCAAGCCGGTTGAATCCCTTGAGCAAGCCTTGGCCCAGCGCGGCCAGCTGGGTGCCGGCGAAAGCCTGATCAGCCGCGACGGCTATTGGGTCGGCCGTCACTTCCTGCGCGTGCGCCGCGCCAGTGACGCCGAAAGCGGCGTGTTGGCTCGCGGCCAGGAGATAGTCAACCTGATCGCCGAGCGCGAAGAGCGCGAAGCCACGCTGGAAAGCCTGGAAACCGAACTGCAAACCCTGCGCGCCACCCAGCGCCAGCAAGAGACCGGCCGCGAACACTTGCGCCGCCTGTTGCAGGACGAAGCGCGTCAGCAAGGCGAACTGAAAGCCCAGCTTTCCGCCAGCAAGGCCAAGGTCGAGCAGTTGACCCTGCGCCGCACCCGTCTCGATGAGGAAGTGGCGGAGATGGGCGAGCAACGCGCCCTCGAACACGAACAAATCGGCGAAGCGCGTCTGCAACTGCAGGAGGCCCTCGACAGCATGGCGCTGGACACCGAACAGCGCGAATTGCTGCTGGCCCAGCGCGACAGCCTGCGCGAACGCCTTGACCGCGTGCGTCAGGAAGCCCGTCAGCACAAGGATCATGCTCATCAGTTGGCCGTGCGCCTGGGTTCGCTCAAGGCTCAGCACGCGTCCACGGCCCAGGCCCTTGAGCGCCTGGAGATGCAGTCCGAACGCCTCACCGAAAAGCGCGAGCAACTGAGCCTCAACCTCGAGGAGGGCGAAGCGCCGCTGGAAGAGTTGCGCCTCAAGCTCGAGGAATTGCTCGACAAGCGCATGACCGTCGACGAAGAACTCAAGACCGCGCAAATCGCCCTGGAAGACGCCGACCGCGAACTGCGCGACGCCGAAAAACGCCGGACCCAGGCTGAGCAGCAATCCCAGCTGATTCGCGGCCAGCTCGAACAGCAGCGCATGGAATGGCAAGCCCTGACCGTGCGGCGCAAGACCCTGCAAGACCAGTTGCTCGAAGACGGCTACGACTTGCACGGCGTGCTCAATACCCTGACCGCCCAGGCCAGCGAGAAAGAAGCCGAAGAAGAACTTGAGCGCATTGCTGCACGCATTCAGCGCCTCGGCGCGATCAACCTCGCGGCCATCGACGAATACCAGCAACAGTCCGAGCGCAAACGTTATCTGGATGCCCAGGACGCCGACCTCGTGGAAGCCCTGGACACCCTGGAAAACGTGATCCGCAAGATCGACAAGGAAACCCGTAATCGTTTCAAAGATACCTTTGATCAGATTAATGGCGGTTTACAGGCCTTATTCCCGAAAGTTTTCGGTGGAGGCAGCGCTTACTTGGAACTGACGGGCGAAGATCTACTCGATACAGGGGTAACGATCATGGCGCGGCCTCCGGGCAAGAAGAACAGCACCATCCATTTGTTGTCCGGTGGCGAGAAGGCACTGACCGCATTGGCCCTGGTATTTGCCATCTTCAAGTTGAACCCGGCGCCGTTCTGCATGCTCGACGAAGTTGACGCCCCGCTGGATGACGCTAACGTTGGACGGTACGCGCGGCTGGTTAAAGAGATGTCCCAGACCGTGCAGTTCATCTATATCACCCACAACAAGATCGCCATGGAAATGGCCGATCAACTGATGGGTGTGACGATGCACGAACCGGGTTGTTCGCGCTTGGTGGCGGTGGATGTGGAAGAAGCGATGGCGATGGTGGAATCCTGA
- the zipA gene encoding cell division protein ZipA translates to MEIGLREWLIVIGIIVIAGILFDGWRRMRGGKGKLKFRLDRNLSNLPDDDGSAELLGPPRVLDTHKEPQLDEHDLPSMSAPVREAREPSSKRGKRNSAPVAEPHQGDLNLDVDDGPSFSSRDDDFPDETPAKSSAPRQSVNDQPAAEEVLVISVICRDAAGFKGPALLQNILESGLRFGEMDIFHRHESMAGNGEVLFSMANAVKPGTFDLDDIDLFSTPAVSFFLGLPGPRHPKQAFDVMVAAARKLSQELNGELKDDQRSVLTAQTIEHYRQRIVEFERRALTQKR, encoded by the coding sequence ATGGAAATCGGTCTGCGCGAGTGGCTGATCGTCATCGGCATTATTGTCATTGCCGGTATTCTTTTTGATGGCTGGCGCCGCATGCGCGGTGGCAAGGGCAAGCTCAAATTCCGTCTGGACCGTAACCTGTCCAACTTGCCAGACGACGACGGCAGCGCCGAGCTGCTGGGGCCGCCCCGTGTGCTGGACACCCATAAAGAGCCGCAACTGGACGAACACGACTTGCCGTCCATGAGCGCGCCGGTGCGCGAAGCCCGTGAACCGTCTTCCAAGCGTGGCAAGCGCAACAGCGCACCGGTTGCCGAACCGCACCAGGGCGACCTGAACCTGGACGTGGATGATGGCCCGAGCTTCAGCAGCCGTGATGACGACTTCCCTGACGAAACCCCGGCCAAAAGCAGTGCGCCACGCCAATCGGTCAATGATCAGCCGGCCGCCGAAGAGGTGCTGGTAATCAGCGTGATCTGCCGTGACGCCGCCGGCTTCAAGGGCCCGGCGCTGTTGCAGAACATTCTGGAAAGCGGCCTGCGTTTCGGCGAAATGGATATTTTCCACCGTCACGAAAGCATGGCGGGCAACGGCGAAGTGCTGTTCTCCATGGCCAACGCGGTCAAACCGGGCACGTTCGACCTGGACGATATCGACCTGTTCAGCACGCCGGCCGTGAGTTTCTTCCTCGGCCTGCCGGGCCCGCGTCACCCGAAACAAGCGTTCGACGTGATGGTGGCCGCCGCCCGCAAGCTGTCCCAGGAGTTGAATGGCGAGTTGAAGGACGATCAACGCAGCGTCCTGACGGCCCAGACCATCGAGCATTACCGTCAGCGCATCGTCGAGTTCGAGCGTCGCGCCCTGACACAAAAACGCTGA